From Oncorhynchus keta strain PuntledgeMale-10-30-2019 chromosome 25, Oket_V2, whole genome shotgun sequence, one genomic window encodes:
- the LOC118358127 gene encoding mothers against decapentaplegic homolog 2-like isoform X2 codes for MSSILPFTPPVVKRLLGWKKSASGPGGAGGGEQNGQEEKWCEKAVKSLVKKLKKTGQLDELEKAITTQNCNTKCVTIPSNCSEIWGLSTPNTIEQWDTSGLYSYPDQTRSLDGRLQVSHRKGLPHVIYCRLWRWPDLHSHHELRAIEACEYAFHLKKDEVCINPYHYQRVETPVLPPVLVPRHSEILTELPPLDDYTHSIPENTSFPAGIEPPNNYIPETPPPGYISEDGEASDQPMNQSSPAELSPGTLSPVNHSMDLQPVTYSEPAFWCSIAYYELNQRVGETFHASQPSLTVDGFTDPSNSERFCLGLLSNVNRNATVEMTRRHIGRGVRLYYIGGEVFAECLSDSAIFVQSPNCNQRYGWHPATVCKIPPGCNLKIFNNQEFAALLAQSVNQGFEAVYQLTRMCTIRMSFVKGWGAEYRRQTVTSTPCWIELHLNGPLQWLDKVLTQMGSPSVRCSSMS; via the exons ATGTCCTCCATCTTGCCTTTCACCCCTCCGGTCGTGAAGAGGCTCCTGGGGTGGAAGAAGTCAGCCAGTGGCCCTGGGGGAGCAGGGGGTGGAGAACAGAATGGCCAGGAGGAGAAGTGGTGTGAGAAGGCTGTCAAGAGCCTGGTTAAGAAGCTGAAGAAGACTGGACAGCTGGATGAGCTGGAGAAGGCCATCACCACCCAGAACTGTAACACCAAGTGTGTCACCATCCCCAG CAATTGCTCTGAAATATGGGGACTGAGTACACCAAATACGATAGAACAGTGGGATACCTCAGGCCTATACAGCTACCCTGACCAAACCAG ATCCCTAGATGGGCGCCTGCAGGTATCTCACAGAAAGGGTCTTCCTCACGTCATCTACTGCCGCTTGTGGCGATGGCCCGACCTGCACAGCCACCATGAACTGCGTGCCATCGAGGCCTGCGAGTACGCCTTCCACCTCAAGAAGGATGAGGTCTGCATCAACCCCTACCACTACCAGAGGGTGGAGACCCCGG TTCTGCCTCCTGTACTTGTGCCAAGACACTCGGAAATTCTGACAGAGCTGCCCCCATTGGACGACTACACTCATTCCATACCTGAGAACACTAGCTTTCCTGCGGGGATCGAGCCTCCAAATAACTACATACCAG aaacaccacCACCTGGATACATAAGTGAGGATGGGGAAGCCAGCGATCAACCGATGAATCAAA GTTCTCCTGCTGAATTGTCCCCTGGCACCCTCTCACCTGTCAATCATAGCATGG ACCTGCAACCGGTGACTTACTCTGAGCCTGCGTTCTGGTGCTCTATAGCCTACTATGAGCTGAACCAGCGTGTTGGAGAGACATTCCACGCTTCGCAGCCCTCTCTGACCGTGGATGGTTTCACAGACCCCTCCAACTCAGAGCGTTTCTGTCTGGGCTTGCTCTCCAACGTCAACAGGAATGCCACTGTAGAGATGACCAGGAGGCACATAG GAAGAGGAGTCCGGCTGTACTATATTGGCGGTGAGGTGTTTGCTGAGTGTCTCAGTGATAGCGCCATCTTTGTTCAGAGTCCAAACTGCAACCAGCGGTATGGGTGGCACCCAGCAACCGTTTGCAAAATTCCTCCAG GTTGTAACCTGAAGATTTTCAACAACCAGGAGTTTGCAGCACTGCTGGCCCAGTCCGTAAACCAGGGCTTTGAGGCTGTGTACCAGCTCACCAGGATGTGTACCATCCGCATGAGCTTTGTCAAAGGCTGGGGGGCTGAATACAG ACGGCAGACTGTCACAAGCACTCCCTGCTGGATTGAGCTGCATTTGAATGGACCCCTACAATGGCTGGACAAAGTGTTGACTCAGATGGGATCCCCTTCTGTACGTTGCTCCAGTATGTCATAA
- the LOC118358127 gene encoding mothers against decapentaplegic homolog 2-like isoform X1 yields the protein MSSILPFTPPVVKRLLGWKKSASGPGGAGGGEQNGQEEKWCEKAVKSLVKKLKKTGQLDELEKAITTQNCNTKCVTIPSNCSEIWGLSTPNTIEQWDTSGLYSYPDQTRSLDGRLQVSHRKGLPHVIYCRLWRWPDLHSHHELRAIEACEYAFHLKKDEVCINPYHYQRVETPVLPPVLVPRHSEILTELPPLDDYTHSIPENTSFPAGIEPPNNYIPETPPPGYISEDGEASDQPMNQSMDTGSPAELSPGTLSPVNHSMDLQPVTYSEPAFWCSIAYYELNQRVGETFHASQPSLTVDGFTDPSNSERFCLGLLSNVNRNATVEMTRRHIGRGVRLYYIGGEVFAECLSDSAIFVQSPNCNQRYGWHPATVCKIPPGCNLKIFNNQEFAALLAQSVNQGFEAVYQLTRMCTIRMSFVKGWGAEYRRQTVTSTPCWIELHLNGPLQWLDKVLTQMGSPSVRCSSMS from the exons ATGTCCTCCATCTTGCCTTTCACCCCTCCGGTCGTGAAGAGGCTCCTGGGGTGGAAGAAGTCAGCCAGTGGCCCTGGGGGAGCAGGGGGTGGAGAACAGAATGGCCAGGAGGAGAAGTGGTGTGAGAAGGCTGTCAAGAGCCTGGTTAAGAAGCTGAAGAAGACTGGACAGCTGGATGAGCTGGAGAAGGCCATCACCACCCAGAACTGTAACACCAAGTGTGTCACCATCCCCAG CAATTGCTCTGAAATATGGGGACTGAGTACACCAAATACGATAGAACAGTGGGATACCTCAGGCCTATACAGCTACCCTGACCAAACCAG ATCCCTAGATGGGCGCCTGCAGGTATCTCACAGAAAGGGTCTTCCTCACGTCATCTACTGCCGCTTGTGGCGATGGCCCGACCTGCACAGCCACCATGAACTGCGTGCCATCGAGGCCTGCGAGTACGCCTTCCACCTCAAGAAGGATGAGGTCTGCATCAACCCCTACCACTACCAGAGGGTGGAGACCCCGG TTCTGCCTCCTGTACTTGTGCCAAGACACTCGGAAATTCTGACAGAGCTGCCCCCATTGGACGACTACACTCATTCCATACCTGAGAACACTAGCTTTCCTGCGGGGATCGAGCCTCCAAATAACTACATACCAG aaacaccacCACCTGGATACATAAGTGAGGATGGGGAAGCCAGCGATCAACCGATGAATCAAAGTATGGACACAG GTTCTCCTGCTGAATTGTCCCCTGGCACCCTCTCACCTGTCAATCATAGCATGG ACCTGCAACCGGTGACTTACTCTGAGCCTGCGTTCTGGTGCTCTATAGCCTACTATGAGCTGAACCAGCGTGTTGGAGAGACATTCCACGCTTCGCAGCCCTCTCTGACCGTGGATGGTTTCACAGACCCCTCCAACTCAGAGCGTTTCTGTCTGGGCTTGCTCTCCAACGTCAACAGGAATGCCACTGTAGAGATGACCAGGAGGCACATAG GAAGAGGAGTCCGGCTGTACTATATTGGCGGTGAGGTGTTTGCTGAGTGTCTCAGTGATAGCGCCATCTTTGTTCAGAGTCCAAACTGCAACCAGCGGTATGGGTGGCACCCAGCAACCGTTTGCAAAATTCCTCCAG GTTGTAACCTGAAGATTTTCAACAACCAGGAGTTTGCAGCACTGCTGGCCCAGTCCGTAAACCAGGGCTTTGAGGCTGTGTACCAGCTCACCAGGATGTGTACCATCCGCATGAGCTTTGTCAAAGGCTGGGGGGCTGAATACAG ACGGCAGACTGTCACAAGCACTCCCTGCTGGATTGAGCTGCATTTGAATGGACCCCTACAATGGCTGGACAAAGTGTTGACTCAGATGGGATCCCCTTCTGTACGTTGCTCCAGTATGTCATAA